A genomic window from Anopheles ziemanni chromosome X, idAnoZiCoDA_A2_x.2, whole genome shotgun sequence includes:
- the LOC131290593 gene encoding late secretory pathway protein AVL9 homolog, with translation MENAKPVLHILVVGFHHKKGCQVEFSYPPLVAGTEGKSECPSGWKYLPTLALPDGSHNFNSDFVSFNLPSLTDPQQSVYGISCYRQIALEDVKIRTADLTRSTVQKSVCTLLSLPIYGYIEVKLSLIAQAFFEQGDFSTTDILVKAYDQLNAVLTSPERQSMLPPQLYFIGIPLRELLLKWRHKILILFKLLLLQKRVVCFGSPVHPTGALILGIASLQPELISKGFQQVACVKTSRPMSPMPTFDTPNEEEPVHVGVAHVSQAVAVPKINLVHNSGSTYRAKPGESDRTKECTVEDREELDSPAFGGRSIASAHEANADGTPSSTSSSSVSSATPSESVEPDGLLDEGINLAGTRAGRAIMRETSVDTIASNFSSLCAIEPTEWGAPLRIFHEGNLCLPYISLPYMDLLSDPAVKGYIVGASNVLFQHKRQLADVMIDVDAAIIDVLDLETKREIQLSTEDLRFADFIVRHVQMPKEGAEGSEAWIRDQLYGYTVALLKTSLTPNGSKEIDHFNAQFIAAFKATRCYQDWYERTGGGAVPAFDGLAGGHPFAGTLSVADMRLRLAQTMQNSESGRKLNQVVENTSRAVGDALTTAKGAFSSWWTSISSAPQAAANSSQTADNLLVTGSLGAEDVHFDDDSDDSDEMALAEQKEVSTRNYRTRDSPSKRVIPTAEIVSQSSSNSVIEIGKEAELLDRRSTAVVASANAATNAGIP, from the exons atggaaaatgccaAACCGGTTCTCCACATACTTGTGGTAGGATTTCATCACAAAAAAGGATGCCAG GTGGAGTTCTCCTATCCTCCACTGGTGGCCGGCACCGAGGGTAAGAGCGAATGCCCATCGGGATGGAAGTACTTGCCCACGCTTGCCCTCCCCGATGGTTCGCACAACTTCAACAGTGATTTCGTTAGCTTCAATCTGCCCAGCCTGACCGATCCCCAGCAATCCGTGTACGGCATATCTTGCTACCGACAGATTGCGCTGGAGGATGTGAAGATACGGACGGCCGATTTGACACGCAGCACGGTACAGAAGTCCGTCTGTACCTTGTTGTCGCTACCTATCTATGGCTACATTGAGGTCAAACTATCGCTCATAGCGCAAGCATTCTTCGAACAGGGCGACTTCTCCACCACCGACATACTAGTTAAGGCGTACGATCAGCTGAATGCTGTCCTGACATCCCCGGAACGGCAATCAATGCTCCCACCGCAACTCTATTTCATAGGAATTCCACTGCGTGAATTGCTGCTCAA ATGGCGACACAAAATCCTAATCTTATTTAAGCTGCTGCTACTGCAGAAACGGGTGGTTTGTTTCGGATCGCCAGTGCACCCTACGGGGGCACTGATCCTTGGCATTGCATCACTGCAACCCGAGCTGATTAGCAAAGGATTCCAACAAGTGGCATGCGTCAA AACGTCTCGACCGATGTCCCCAATGCCGACGTTCGATACTCCGAACGAGGAGGAACCAGTGCACGTGGGAGTCGCTCATGTCTCTCAGGCTGTAGCCGTGCCCAAAATCAACCTCGTTCATAACTCGGGTAGTACTTACAGAGCAAAGCCGGGTGAATCTGATAGGACAAAAGAGTGCACAGTTGAAGATAGGGAAGAATTGGACAGTCCAGCATTCGGCGGGCGGAGCATTGCTAGCGCCCACGAAGCAAATGCCGACGGAACACCGAGCAGCACCTCTAGCTCATCGGTATCGTCAGCTACACCGTCGGAATCGGTAGAACCCGATGGTCTGCTGGATGAGGGCATTAATCTAGCGGGCACGCGAGCAGGCAGAGCAATAATGCGGGAAACGAGCGTCGATACAATAGCATCGAATTTTTCTAGTCTTTGCGCAATCGAACCCACCGAGTGGGGTGCTCCGTTGCGCATTTTTCACGAGGGCAACCTATGTCTTCCGTACATTTCGCTACCGTATATGGATCTATTGTCCGACCCGGCCGTGAAGGGCTATATTGTGGGAGCATCGAATGTGCTTTTCCAGCACAAGCGCCAACTCGCAGACGTTATGATCGACGTCGACGCGGCGATTATAGACGTGTTAGACTTGGAAACAAAGCGCGAGATTCAACTCAGTACCGAGGATCTACGCTTCGCCGACTTTATCGTGCGTCACGTACAAATGCCGAAGGAAGGCGCAGAGGGTAGTGAGGCATGGATAAGAGATCAGCTGTACGGGTACACGGTGGCACTACTGAAGACTTCGCTAACTCCGA atGGAAGCAAGGAGATAGATCATTTCAACGCACAATTTATTGCCGCTTTCAAGGCAACGCGATGTTATCAGGACTGGTATGAGCGCACTGGTGGCGGAGCAGTCCCGGCATTCGATGGATTGGCGGGTGGACATCCATTCGCCGGCACTCTATCTGTTGCCGATATGCGACTACGACTGGCACA AACAATGCAAAACAGCGAAAGTGGACGCAAGCTGAACCAGGTGGTCGAGAACACGAGCCGTGCCGTAGGCGATGCACTCACCACTGCCAAGGGTGCCTTCTCGAGCTGGTGGACATCAATCTCGTCGGCACCACAGGCGGCCGCAAACTCGTCGCAAACCGCTGATAATTTGCTGGTCACCGGCTCACTTGGGGCAGAAGATGTGCATTTTGACGATGACAGCGATGACAGTGATGAAATGGCCTTGGCCGAGCAGAAGGAGGTTTCCACTAGAAACTACCGTACACGGGATTCGCCATCGAAGAGAGTGATACCGACAGCAGAAATCGTATCGCAATCCTCTAGTAACAGTGTGATAGAAATTGGCAAGGAAGCGGAACTACTCGATCGGCGTAGCACTGCGGTAGTTGCTTCCGCGAACGCCGCTACCAATGCCGGCATTCCGTAG
- the LOC131290857 gene encoding uncharacterized protein LOC131290857, protein MKRTHWGSFEDSSNSWKETEASQIVLPISKMEKFQQIKLPYIITREKRVPLKNPLVTQTVEVMKQTEMIQTLIDTYSTKSGCNYILNPCQLMPTVHFPSSNVVDLTRAEKITRPLWFVNPASSAFTRGDPKNFVKLSKPAVLQALRKAACGLLCMEGFSEINESALIMIVDGLDQFLRLQVEAMRSVIMEESKEVGAVADVLMVERMYHSVGRTSVCDLHNYYKRLMRKNRTEVREFKDIYQEYDRLLQENQLSVQNMQKLGDSQEDDYMSFLDPQSHSSNGTTIDGSTMNIISFINGESVNGFKDILEGELLETNSTQDSTDQMNNQQFYQQENPPSVFVPAGQNNI, encoded by the exons ATGAAAAGAACGCACTGGGGGTCCTTTGAGGACTCCTCAAACTCGTGGAAAGAAACGGAAGCGAGTCAAATAGTTCTTCCGATcagcaaaatggaaaaattccaGCAGATAAAGCTACCGTACATTATAACCAGAGAGAAACG AGTGCCACTCAAAAACCCGCTAGTGACGCAGACCGTCGAAGTGATGAAGCAAACTGAGATGATCCAGACGCTTATCGATACATACTCGACCAAGTCTGGTTGCAATTACATTTTGAATCCGTGCCAGCTTATGCCAACGGTCCATTTCCCCTCGAGCAATGTGGTGGATTTGACACGCGCAGAAAAAATCACACGCCCGCTGTGGTTCGTGAATCCAGCCAGCAGTGCGTTTACCCGTGGCGATCCAAAAAACTTCGTCAAACTATCGAAACCGGCCGTACTGCAAGCTCTGCGCAAGGCAGCCTGCGGTCTTCTGTGCATGGAAGGTTTCTCGGAAATAAACGAATCTGCCCTTATCATGATCGTGGACGGGTTAGACCAGTTCCTGCGCCTGCAGGTCGAGGCCATGCGGTCGGTGATAATGGAGGAgagcaaagaggttggtgcgGTGGCCGATGTGCTGATGGTAGAACGAATGTACCACTCGGTTGGGCGAACCAGTGTGTGCGATTTGCACAACTACTACAAGCGACTGATGAGGAAAAATCGCACCGAGGTGCGAGAATTCAAGGACATCTACCAAGAATATGATAGACTGCTGCAGGAAAACCAGCTATCGGTGCAGAATATGCAAAAGCTAGGCGACTCGCAAGAGGATGACTACATGAGCTTTCTCGACCCGCAATCTCACTCATCCAATGGTACCACGATTGATGGGTCAACCATGAACATTATCAGTTTCATCAATGGCGAATCTGTCAATGG ttttaagGATATTCTAGAAGGTGAGCTGCTAGAGACAAACAGCACGCAAGATTCAACAGATCAAATGAACAATCAACAGTTCTATCAGCAAGAAAACCCACCATCTGTATTCGTTCCAGCAGGCCAGAATAACATTTAG
- the LOC131291033 gene encoding probable serine/threonine-protein kinase DDB_G0272282: MKLNEKNLCMFATTPPVDLEGWLNKRGELNRSWQRRWFVLKGNLLFYFEKRGDKEPLGMIILEGCTVELAEDSEQYCFQIIFHGPHNRTYFLSTESQSNMEQWMKALTCAGYDYMKMMVAELQRQLYEIEGQCKEKTPESTPQHVPPKAPPRRQNPFNKPLSTEYASNAGLGSYSLTGKRQLHIPIIEHPTGLSCMNRKTAKKEQIDFYHYSSNVDVSSSSGSPNSNANEHKLSHTDNGNTTTPIPLRRKAPAPPAVSQPAKAVLSSTVSSTNPSLAGAATRTAPSESIPAAGANSLEEATRKLIEDEMDGANQGEGVVKSRRQVVKATKSSDAIATMAIDRNDGSAATAASRSVDQVDGIGEQHRPIDRGAVASFSFETMHSALGIPVLADLSKWNAGQLSQPPSEAASVELTTETL, translated from the exons ATGAAATTGAACGAGAAAAACCTGTGCATGTTCGCCACTACGCCTCCCGTGGACCTCGAGGGATGGCTTAACAAACGTGGTGAACTGAACAGAAGTTGGCAGCGGCGCTGGTTTGTGCTGAAAGGGAATCTACTTTTTTACTTCGAGAAGCGTGGCGATAAGGAACCGCTCGGTATGATCATCCTTGAAGGCTGCACCGTAG AACTAGCGGAAGACAGCGAGCAGTACTGTTTTCAGATAATATTTCACGGCCCACACAATCGTACGTACTTTCTGAGCACGGAATCGCAATCAAACATGGAGCAGTGGATGAAGGCGCTTACGTGCGCGGGCTACGATTACATGAAGATGATGGTAGCCGAGCTGCAGCGCCAGCTGTATGAAATCGAAGGGCAGTGCAAGGAAAAAACGCCCGAAAGTACACCCCAGCACGTACCTCCGAAGGCACCACCGCGGCGCCAAAATCCGTTCAACAAACCACTATCTACCGAGTATGCATCGAACGCAG GATTGGGCAGCTACAGCCTAAC AGGAAAACGCCAATTGCACATACCCATCATCGAACATCCCACTGGCCTTTCATGCATGAATCGAAAAACAGccaaaaaagaacaaatcgATTTCTACCACTACTCATCTAATGTAGATGTCAGCAGCAGTAGCGGCAGCCCCAACAGCAACGCCAACGAGCACAAACTCAGTCATACAGATAATGGCAACACGACGACACCTATTCCACTGCGCCGAAAAGCTCCGGCACCACCAGCGGTGTCCCAGCCGGCCAAAGCAGTTCTCTCCTCCACAGTCTCCAGCACTAATCCGTCGCTAGCGGGAGCAGCGACCCGGACAGCACCGTCAGAGTCAATTCCTGCTGCGGGAGCCAATTCCTTGGAGGAAGCGACTCGCAAGCTCATCGAGGACGAGATGGACGGAGCAAACCAGGGCGAGGGTGTGGTAAAAAGTCGCCGTCAGGTTGTCAAGGCAACGAAATCGAGTGATGCCATTGCGACCATGGCCATAGATCGCAACGACGGTTCGGCAGCAACGGCGGCATCACGCAGCGTTGACCAAGTCGATGGCATCGGTGAGCAGCATCGTCCGATTGATCGTGGCGCTGTCGCTTCGTTTTCGTTTGAGACGATGCATTCTGCCCTCGGCATACCGGTGCTGGCTGATCTAAGCAAATGGAATGCGGGACAATTGAGCCAACCACCGTCTGAGGCGGCTTCCGTTGAACTCACGACAGAGACGCTCTAG